AAACTGGCACTTTCTGCAGCatgattatttttatcatcATTGTCATAACAAAATCACAATTTCTGGAAGTATAACAATAGAAATCATATAAGTTTCTACATGGATATGAACATAAACTTACAGCCCTTGATTTTGATAGATCACTTTCTGTTATCTTGATCACGAAAGAGGGATTTTGTGCCTCGGAGTTCTTAGATTCTTTTGGACTTTTGGACTTCTTAGCTTCTTTCTGAGATTGAATCCCAGAGCTCTGAGGCTGGAAAGCTGGCACCAGCTCCACAAAAGATTAGAAATATTATTAGAATGAATCCTATACATGATTAGAAATGATGTAGTTAAATCtaaagaagaagtaaataaTAACAGCTAAGTTAACCAccattatttgtattaaaattagTTCTAACTCTGCTTAAACTTCAAAAACACTGCCTAAGAACACCAATGTCTATGCATCAGCCACAAAAGCAGAAAGAAAATCACTTGATTGACATTGGCATAGGAAGTTATTCGCGTCACACGACCGTATCATCAAGATATTTTAAATGGAACCAGAATTCAAAAACACAATTATTGCTCCAAGGCTTCTTTTTGTACACTCAAACAAGGAATGAGTACAACAGGTTTTCATTATTAGAAAAGGTGAATGACACATTCTTCACAAACTATTAGTTTTAAAAGCTCTTGAAGTTCTAGCGAATTGCCTAACCTTGGGCTCTATAAATATGAACATCAAGCACTGGATCTTCTCTTTCGATGAGCTCAAAAATAGTAACATCCCCAGGTTGTAGTGTACTTGTTCGAACGAAAAGACCCCAACCGGAAGAGATAATGGCCTGAGAATTATATGGATAACAGCGCAGCTTTGCAGGAATCAATATCTTCTGAAACCTTATCTGTACATTCTGCTCCTTTTCAAAATACTTTCTGAAAAAGGAAGCTTGGAAATTCTGCAACACAGCATATTCTCATCATTATCATCAGACAGAATCCCAATTTGTAAAATCACAATAATAAcatgtaaaaagtaaaaacataaACTTACAACTGTTGGTCTTGATACATTGCTTTGCCTTGCCTTGACtatgaaaaagggattttctGATTTGAATTTCAGTGCTTCATTCAGAGCTTGAAACCCACTGGTCCCAGGATAGAAATCTGAATCCACCAGTATCATAAAACACAAAATGGTTAAGGATTTAAGAACAGAACAAGGCCTATTTTGTACCTATTTCACAAAACTaacaaaagaaattagaaaaactAGATACATACCATTCACATATGGCAATTTCTTAAGCTGTGTCTCTTCGGATTGGCTATCCAATTGGTTATCTTCTTCACTATCTTCCAAATCTATAGTTTCGACAGTAAATTTCACTCTTTTACCTCTAGAAGGAGATGATGGCTTCGGTGCTGCATTCGCCTTTTTCTTCGGCTGCGGCTGTTCATTCAAGATCCCAGCCAAGTTACCATCATTGATGAGGTCCTTGGAAGGATACTCTATCTCAAGGCAACTCATGTCGAATATTTGTACTTCCATTTTAGAAGTTCCATTGTACTCAAACCACAACAAATGGCCATTTTC
This sequence is a window from Arachis stenosperma cultivar V10309 chromosome 10, arast.V10309.gnm1.PFL2, whole genome shotgun sequence. Protein-coding genes within it:
- the LOC130958036 gene encoding B3 domain-containing transcription factor VRN1-like isoform X2 codes for the protein MELLWKLPNKFSKKYGNGFPNPVYLKPADDTEWRIDWTNQDGEIQFEKGWREFAAYYSLENGHLLWFEYNGTSKMEVQIFDMSCLEIEYPSKDLINDGNLAGILNEQPQPKKKANAAPKPSSPSRGKRVKFTVETIDLEDSEEDNQLDSQSEETQLKKLPYVNDFYPGTSGFQALNEALKFKSENPFFIVKARQSNVSRPTVNFQASFFRKYFEKEQNVQIRFQKILIPAKLRCYPYNSQAIISSGWGLFVRTSTLQPGDVTIFELIEREDPVLDVHIYRAQAFQPQSSGIQSQKEAKKSKSPKESKNSEAQNPSFVIKITESDLSKSRAKVPVSFFNKYFKKKEPYVVIRFDSKLWPAKLLCYPGSAYISCGWLDFTLDNNLKAGDVCILELVNGKDALLECRIYRADG
- the LOC130958036 gene encoding B3 domain-containing protein LOC_Os12g40080-like isoform X1 — protein: MASSSFQHNHHSPSTVISFFMIVLTESLQNGILKLPNKFSKKYGNGFPNPVYLKPADDTEWRIDWTNQDGEIQFEKGWREFAAYYSLENGHLLWFEYNGTSKMEVQIFDMSCLEIEYPSKDLINDGNLAGILNEQPQPKKKANAAPKPSSPSRGKRVKFTVETIDLEDSEEDNQLDSQSEETQLKKLPYVNDFYPGTSGFQALNEALKFKSENPFFIVKARQSNVSRPTVNFQASFFRKYFEKEQNVQIRFQKILIPAKLRCYPYNSQAIISSGWGLFVRTSTLQPGDVTIFELIEREDPVLDVHIYRAQAFQPQSSGIQSQKEAKKSKSPKESKNSEAQNPSFVIKITESDLSKSRAKVPVSFFNKYFKKKEPYVVIRFDSKLWPAKLLCYPGSAYISCGWLDFTLDNNLKAGDVCILELVNGKDALLECRIYRADG